In Halomonas denitrificans, one DNA window encodes the following:
- a CDS encoding Lrp/AsnC family transcriptional regulator, giving the protein MDKKDLQIAHELQLSGRLSNQELAERVSLSPSPCLRRVRQLEARGVIRGYTAIVDQSALGYPITVFVRIALQRHDTRTVAEFERRVRAIEEILDCFLMTGQRDYLMRVVARSLEGYERFIRDVIHTIPGIGSIDTSFAYGVVKQARALPARG; this is encoded by the coding sequence GTGGACAAGAAAGATCTTCAAATCGCGCACGAACTGCAACTGAGTGGCCGGCTGAGCAACCAGGAACTGGCCGAGCGCGTGAGCCTGTCGCCGTCGCCGTGCCTGCGGCGCGTGCGCCAACTCGAAGCCAGGGGGGTGATTCGCGGCTACACCGCGATCGTCGACCAGTCGGCGCTCGGCTACCCGATCACCGTGTTCGTACGGATCGCTCTGCAACGCCACGATACGCGGACCGTTGCGGAATTCGAGCGCCGGGTCCGCGCGATCGAAGAGATCCTCGACTGCTTCCTGATGACCGGACAGCGCGACTACCTGATGCGGGTGGTGGCCCGCAGCCTGGAGGGCTACGAGCGGTTCATCCGGGACGTGATCCATACGATCCCCGGGATCGGCTCGATCGATACGAGTTTCGCCTATGGGGTGGTCAAGCAGGCACGCGCTCTGCCCGCTCGAGGATGA